One Myxococcales bacterium genomic region harbors:
- a CDS encoding sulfate adenylyltransferase: MSHAPSPKDDRALHLATCGSVDDGKSTLIGRLLFDAGAVLDDQLAHVATATRRRGLEGVDLSLLTDGLRAEREQGITIDVAWRTFRSAARRFSLADSPGHVQYTCNMAVAASSADVAIVLLDATRGVVAQTRRHVLLSRLVGVGTFVVCINKMDAVGFSDTRFAEVREHVVATIDELARLLPGPTPEVVVVPISALGGDNVVHPSGKMPWYDGVPLLTVLERSRARERSTEGRGRLAVQWVARPADARLRAYAGRVTGGPLHEGDAVGVFPEGHASRIATLTTARGRAGSARAGESVTVTLDDAISVSRGDVIAHADRPPRVATSVTADVVVLARRGLVPGAPLVVKQGTRRVRARITRVETRYDLDALAKVASPSGPFAQNDVLTLALETQSPLVFDPFSESRATGSLILVDPTTGDTLAAGGLHEGQISP; the protein is encoded by the coding sequence ATGAGCCACGCACCCTCGCCAAAGGACGATCGCGCCCTCCACCTCGCGACGTGCGGGAGCGTCGACGACGGCAAGAGCACCCTCATCGGGCGGCTCCTCTTCGACGCCGGGGCCGTGCTCGACGACCAGCTCGCTCACGTCGCCACCGCGACACGACGTCGCGGGCTCGAGGGGGTCGACCTGTCGCTCCTCACCGACGGACTCCGCGCCGAGCGCGAACAGGGCATCACCATCGACGTCGCGTGGCGCACGTTCCGGAGCGCCGCGCGACGGTTCTCCCTCGCCGACTCCCCCGGACACGTGCAGTACACATGCAACATGGCCGTGGCCGCCTCGAGCGCCGACGTCGCGATCGTGCTGCTCGACGCTACGAGGGGCGTCGTCGCGCAGACGCGCCGCCACGTCTTGCTCTCGCGCCTCGTCGGCGTCGGCACGTTCGTCGTCTGCATCAACAAGATGGACGCCGTGGGCTTCTCGGACACTCGCTTCGCCGAGGTACGTGAGCACGTCGTGGCCACGATCGACGAGCTCGCGCGCCTCCTGCCCGGACCGACCCCCGAGGTCGTCGTGGTCCCGATCTCGGCGCTCGGAGGCGACAACGTCGTGCACCCGAGCGGGAAAATGCCCTGGTACGACGGCGTGCCTCTCCTCACCGTGCTCGAACGATCCCGCGCCCGCGAACGCTCCACCGAAGGCCGAGGGCGCCTCGCCGTGCAGTGGGTCGCGCGCCCGGCCGACGCGCGCCTCCGTGCGTACGCGGGGCGTGTCACGGGCGGCCCACTCCACGAAGGCGACGCGGTCGGCGTCTTCCCCGAAGGGCACGCTTCACGCATCGCCACCCTCACGACGGCTCGCGGCCGTGCGGGGTCCGCGCGCGCTGGCGAGAGCGTCACCGTCACGCTCGACGATGCCATCTCCGTGTCCCGCGGCGACGTGATCGCCCACGCCGATCGGCCCCCGCGCGTCGCGACCTCCGTCACGGCCGACGTCGTCGTGCTCGCGCGCCGCGGCCTCGTCCCAGGTGCGCCGCTCGTCGTGAAGCAGGGCACGCGTCGGGTCCGCGCGCGCATCACGCGCGTCGAGACACGCTACGACCTCGACGCCCTCGCCAAGGTCGCGTCGCCCAGTGGGCCGTTCGCCCAGAACGACGTGCTCACGCTCGCCCTCGAGACGCAGAGCCCCCTCGTCTTCGATCCGTTCTCCGAGAGCCGCGCCACGGGCAGCCTCATCCTCGTCGACCCTACGACGGGCGACACACTCGCCGCAGGGGGCCTCCACGAAGGCCAAATATCACCCTAA